One region of Esox lucius isolate fEsoLuc1 chromosome 17, fEsoLuc1.pri, whole genome shotgun sequence genomic DNA includes:
- the golt1a gene encoding vesicle transport protein GOT1A isoform X1, producing the protein MNTHLHCTGDICSDQHGTLTGRDTDSDSRAGRKTVLPSCSFPQVLFLAGLAIIIGLRRTASFFFQKQKLRGSTFFLGGIALVLFRWPVIGMAVESYGFVLLFRSFFPVVFGFLSSLMNIPYFNVGNMSSMV; encoded by the exons atgaatACACATCTGCACTGTACTGGAGATATCTGTTCTGACCAGCATGGAACTCTAACGGGCCGAGATACTGACAGTGATAGCAGGGCAGGGAGGAAAACAGTTTTGCCTAGTTGTTCTTTCCCTCAGGTCCTGTTTCTGGCAGGCCTGGCAATTATAATCGGCCTGAGGAGGACGGCCAGCTTCtttttccagaaacaaaagCTCAGAGGCTCCACGTTCTTTCTGGGGGGCATTGCGTTGGTGCTGTTCCGCTGGCCAGTTATCGGAATGGCTGTTGAGAGCTATGGCTTTGTCCTCCTATTCAG GTCCTTCTTTCCTGTGGTGTTTGGATTCCTTTCATCATTGATGAATATCCCCTATTTCAATGTG ggAAACATGTCCTCTATGGTCTGA
- the golt1a gene encoding vesicle transport protein GOT1A isoform X2 — protein MVSITETQKIGVGLTSFGLFFLLFGVLLYFDSVLLAFGNVLFLAGLAIIIGLRRTASFFFQKQKLRGSTFFLGGIALVLFRWPVIGMAVESYGFVLLFRSFFPVVFGFLSSLMNIPYFNVGNMSSMV, from the exons ATGGTTTCAATCACAGAGACTCAAA agattGGTGTTGGTCTCACAAGCTTTGGCCTTTTCTTCCTGCTCTTTGGTGTGCTTCTGTACTTTGATTCTGTCTTGCTGGCGTTCGGGAAT GTCCTGTTTCTGGCAGGCCTGGCAATTATAATCGGCCTGAGGAGGACGGCCAGCTTCtttttccagaaacaaaagCTCAGAGGCTCCACGTTCTTTCTGGGGGGCATTGCGTTGGTGCTGTTCCGCTGGCCAGTTATCGGAATGGCTGTTGAGAGCTATGGCTTTGTCCTCCTATTCAG GTCCTTCTTTCCTGTGGTGTTTGGATTCCTTTCATCATTGATGAATATCCCCTATTTCAATGTG ggAAACATGTCCTCTATGGTCTGA